The region CATGTGCCGGATCTTATACTCCTCGCGTGCCACAAGTAGACAAAAGTAACAACTGTGCAACTCGTGAACTTCAAGCTTATCGTGCACGTCCAGGAAATAGTCTTTCTGGAAAGGCCCATTCCCCACTGACTAAACTTAACCTTTTTAAAAGGAAGAATAACATACAACCCAACCACAGCTCATGCTAGGCATGTCGGGTAATTTGGCGGCAAGACCGCCACTGAAATGGACAGAAATGTaaaaagtgtgtatcaacagaGAATATATTTTTCCATATCGTATTATAGACCTCATTTTAATGTTATACTCTTATAGAAAGTAGATTCTCACTACCTAGTTTTCAGTATTTGTTGACATATATTCAATTTGAAAAGAATTGCaagttttgaacttttttcatCCAAAGCCCTCTTAAATTTTACGACTTACATGACCATTGAAAGATTATTTAACCTTAATTTCCACATGGACAGGTAAAATGGGCACGGTGAAATCTTTGAAAAGAGTTCAAAAGTTGAATTTATTcattaattattgacataagGCGTTATAagagaatttattttattagaAAATCAAAAGAATGGAGATTTTCATTTTGGAATACCGCAGCTGAAATGGTTGTATAATCTTTAAGACGAAATGTGTAAAGatcattgaataagaattaaaACAGTAAAGAGCATTACCAAGATTAGAATTTCATCACCCTCTTCACTATAATTACGATGAAGCACTGTTCTCTGCCGCACGCCGATTATATCATTTGGATAACTGCTCCCGTGTAAGGCATGTTACTGGCCTTAGAAGCCCCCCGGGAAATTATCTTAACCTTTTATGCTACCTTGCAGTCAAATTCGCTCTCTTTTCGCAAGTCTTCTCAACGACGGTGCAATCAATTTCCGGACCCTCCCCCCTAGAAATTGTCTCTACCACTCTACCAGCTCACCCTTCGccttatgcgattttttttcacCCATAAATCATCCATTATGAGGCATAGGGTGGCTTTGATGCAGATGTGAATTAGTTACTATTCAGACAATTTTAGTCCTAGCAACAAGGAGGGACAATTGCCTCGTGAAACCAGTTTAATGGAACTTGGCATTTGGCGCGGTAGATCATGGTGGCCGGACGTGTTTCATTGACATCCACTTAGTTTTGCACAGTAGACGCTTCTCCGACATGTAGTCTTTTCAAATTATAGTATAAATATTCTAGAGTAAGAAATGCGCCTTTGCAAACGATAATGCccgcaaagaaaaataagagagGCGATCGTGGCTCGGTAGAAGAAGCCGAGACAAGTACTGCGAAGAAGacggccaatatggccgctgaCAATGGTGCAGGAATTGAAGAATCTATACACAAGATAAACGAACAAGAACAGCCAAGCCTCCTCGAAATCAAGCAGTTATTGGTGGATATGCAGATCCAAATAGCGGCGGTACTCACCGAAAATCTAAAACTTAGGAAGGAaattgaagaattaaaagacTCCGCAAATTTTAATGAGAAGGAACTCAATGATCTGAAGGACTCCTTGCTAAAGACGAAGAACGAAAACAAGACCTTAAAAGATTTTCTAGAGGAAACGAGGAGAGAGCTGAAAGCGGTGAAAGATGACTTTAGAGAGCAGAAGGAAGAAACTGAACAATTGTGGTCTGCTTTCGACGATTTGGAACAATACACGCGAAAGAACTCGCTAGAAATACACGGAATACCACAAAATGCATATTCGGATACGGATACGGATACGGCAGTCATTAAAGTGGCCGAAGCTTTGAACATAACTGTAGAGCCCGAGGACATCGAGATTTCTCACAAGCTGAGGAGGGGCACGGCTATTATAGTTAAATTTTGCAGTTACAAGGTAAAGTCCAAAATTTACAAGGAACGCGTTAAATTAAAGCATGTTAAAATCTCGGATCTTTTTCCAAGTTACGCTTCCTCTGGACAACAGCACCGAATTTTTGTTAATGAGAACCTTACAGCTTACAGGAGAAGGATGGTCGGAAAAGCCAACAAACGAAGGCAGGAAGGAACGCTTACTAGTGTTTGGACGTTGGACTGTAAGATGTACATTAAAACCTCGCCTGAAGGCGCCCCCGTAAGAATTTTTTCTGAAGAAGATCTAGATAACTTATAACTGTTTTGGAATGTTTCACGGCTGGTGGAGAGCGTCTctacaatttgcaaagcaactGAGAGATACGAACTTTTCCCGCAACAAATTATCTTTTAACCCTTTTATCAGTTTATCAGTTTTAGTATATGTCTTTCTGTTGGTATACACAAGGTTCTTTGCTCCCTTTCAGTTTATCTGTGATGCACTTTATTCTTTATTATTACAGTCGTTTGTACGCTTTACTTTGCACTAAATGGGTATGCTACATTTCAGAGACACATATCAGAATAATTTACCGTCTCATTACCCTTGGGGTGAAAACTGTTAAATTCCTCTCTCGTCTTAATAATAACAAAAGGAATGGAACTTAGAATCGGTTCAATAAACGCTAGGGGTTTAGGAGACAAGACTAAGCGACAGGAATTCTTTAACTGGCTTCGAAAGAAGCAGTTATCAATTTATTTCATCCAAGAAGCTCACTGTACGGAAAACAATATGCATGATTGGCGGGCCGAATGGGGGTACCAAGCTCTTTTCAGTTGTGGCACTAGTAAAAAGGCAGGTGTTATTATATTGTTTAACAATAACTTCTCTTTCCAAATTTCGCGAACATATTCTGATCCCGGGGGACGCTTTCTAGTTTGTGACATGACTACAAACGGGAAACAACTGACTTTGATAAACGTATACGCACCAAATGATGACAATCccactttttttacttctgTTTTTCAACATTTAGACGATCTCAAGTGCGATGAGATTATAATAGGAGGGGATTACAATTTAGTGCTGGACGTTGAGAAGGATAAAAAAGGCGGACTAGCAAGAACACATAAAAGATCGTTGGAAGTTATAAATAGCTTTTCCGGTGAGTTTGACTTGATAGATGTCTGGAGAGTCCAAAACCCTGGATTACGACACTTCACATGGAGGCAAAGAAACCCAGAAATACATTGTAGACTTGACTTTTTTCTCGTAAGTCATTGTATCGCTAGTAACACCACCAAAGCGGTCATTGTCCCAGGTTACAAAACAGATCATTCAATGATCACCTTGCAATTATCTCTGCACAATAACCAACGAGGACGAGGATTTTGGAAATTAAACACCTCTTTTCTAAAGGATGAAGAATATGTAAACCAAATTAAAGCAGCTATAACTCAAACTAAGCACGAATATGCACAAGATAACACTGTTACACCTGGGCTATTGTGGgaaatgataaaaatgaaaattagagaAGCATCAATGAAGTATGGAaaatcaaaaaaggaaaatattaagcAAAAGAAGGATGACAttgaaaaatcaataaaaacccTCGAGGGACGAATTGCTAATACCCTTGCAAATAACTCCCAAGATTTGTGGATGGAATTGGACATGAAAAGACGCGAACATGAAACCCTAATTGAATACCAAACGAAAGGAGCTATTATAAGATCTAAGTCTCGATGGTATAACGAAGGTGAGAAAAATACTAAATACTTTCTTAACCTAGAGAAGCGACACTGCAAGCAAGGAACaatcactcaattgaaaattaaCGAAAACAAGCTGGTTCAATCAGACAGAGAAATCTTACATGAGTGTGAGACTTTTTATAAAAATCTGTACCGTTCCAAAACGCAAGTGAGCGACTTTCCGGAAGAGTTTTTTCCACCCACACGAGAATTATTAAATGACGAAAAGCGATCCTCTTGTGAAGGCCAGTTAACTGCTAAGGAATGCCTGGAGGCCCTAAAAGACATGGCAGCAGGGAAATCACCTGGTACAGATGGCCTACCATGTGAATTCTACATGGTTTTCTGGGAAGACATAGGAGAAACCCTCACCAGCGCTTTTAATTTCTCCTATGAAATATGTAACCTGACTATATCACAAAGGCGAGGAATTGTCAAACTCATACCCAAAAAGGATTCTGACCCTATCTTGATTAAAAATTGGCGTCCCTTAACTCTATTAAATTGCGATTACAAGATTGCTTCAAAAGCCATCGCGAAGCGAATCAAAACAGTTCTACCAGAGCTAATAT is a window of Montipora foliosa isolate CH-2021 chromosome 5, ASM3666993v2, whole genome shotgun sequence DNA encoding:
- the LOC138002735 gene encoding uncharacterized protein PF3D7_1120000-like, whose amino-acid sequence is MPAKKNKRGDRGSVEEAETSTAKKTANMAADNGAGIEESIHKINEQEQPSLLEIKQLLVDMQIQIAAVLTENLKLRKEIEELKDSANFNEKELNDLKDSLLKTKNENKTLKDFLEETRRELKAVKDDFREQKEETEQLWSAFDDLEQYTRKNSLEIHGIPQNAYSDTDTDTAVIKVAEALNITVEPEDIEISHKLRRGTAIIVKFCSYKVKSKIYKERVKLKHVKISDLFPSYASSGQQHRIFVNENLTAYRRRMVGKANKRRQEGTLTSVWTLDCKMYIKTSPEGAPVRIFSEEDLDNL